Sequence from the Paenibacillus tundrae genome:
TTCATAGGAGCGGGAGCCTGTATCGTGTGCAATGAGCATCATTTTGGTGCCTAGCCAGACAAAAAGTATGGTGGATAGGCCGATGGTGAGTGTTGCCCATTTGCCATACTGGGTAAAAAACTGCAGGATTTCCTGACCTGTTGCAAAGCCGGCACCTACCACCGTTCCAATGTATGTAAATGCGATCTGCAGCACCCGAAATGCCTGTTTCATGCGTTTCCCCTCTCAGGCCCCTGAATAGTTTGGACATGCGGGTGCCATGGTACAAGGTATGCTTGACCCTGGAAACTCATGACAATGAGCTCATTCTTTAAGCACGATTGTAAGGCTAAGTAACAATAAAGCTGATTCGCTTGAATTGACAGTCATATCTATGATACTTTTACGTCATAGGATAGGCTTGGGAGGTCAAATCATGGAAGTGTTGAAACAACGTATTTTAGAAGAAGGAGTAGTCATCTCTGATCAGGTGCTTAAATTGGATGGACTGCTGAATCATCAGATTGACCCTGGTTTGACAATGGAAATGGGACGTGAGTTTGCCTCACGTTTTCGTGAGAGTGGTGTAACACGTGTTATTACGGTAGAGTCTTCTGGCATCCCGGTAGCTTTTGCTGTTGCACATGAGCTAGGAGTACCTCTTGTATTCGCTAGACGCAAAAAAACGCTACTGGCTGACCCTGATGCCTACTGTGAACGTGTACCATCGTTTACGAAAGGAATTGTGACCGATATTATGGTGTCTCGTGAATATATTCATGAGAATGATCGTATTTTGTTCATAGACGATATTATTGCTAATGGGGATGCAGCTCGCGGTGTTATCAAGATCATTGAACGCTCTGGGGCTGAATTAGTTGGTTTCGGAGTAGTCGTCGAAAAATGTTTTCAAGCAGGAGCACGAACTATTCGTGAACAGGGAATTCCTGTTGAAGCCTTGGTACGTATTCGTTCCCTGAACGATGGAAGCATTCAGTTTGACGATAACGAAATGTGACATTTTAAAGGAAAAGGGCCTATTTTTTGAACAATGCCTTTGCATGACCGCAGAATTCATTTATAATGGGGTTATGTTAGGGAGAGGAGGCAACACCATGGGGAACCAACCGGCAACAGAACAATTTTTCATTGATAAGCTGGCGGAATCGAAAGTTCATTTTGAACGTGCCCTGGATTGTAAACATACGGAATTCGATGACCTTTATCCCTATATGATTGAACATCCTCAATTTTTCTGGTACAAACGCTATGTTGCCTGGTCAGAACTTCTGACGATTGTAGGCTTGTGTGAAGAGTTGTCCTTCTCTTGGAAAGAGCAATTTACACCGCATCAAGTGGAGTACCTTGAAGAACGTGTGATGTCCGCCAAAGTGCTTGATTTTTGGTTTGAGAAGAATGACAGCAAAGAGCACGCGCAGCGGTAAATTTCAGTCGGGACATACGTTTCGTATGACATGACAGTCCAATACAGTCACGTGAGACCTAAATGAGTTGTCATTTAGGTCTCTTTTTGTAAATTAATTTGGAACATAGGAGCCATAGACATGATTAGTGATACAGAGCTGGATGCCCTGCGTTTGTCAGGTGAAAAGGTTAGAGTGGTAAGGGACGAGCTTGAGTCCAATGATGTAACAGGAATTGTTGTTGCTTGGGATGGAGAGCAGGTACTCATTCGGCGGCAGAATCGACGTGTGGTTAAGCTCGATCGTAGTTATCGCTATCAGCTGTTCAGCGAGCCGCGCCAGAGTCCACTTAGCGAGTAGGAAATGAGCTAACGGGATTTACCATCCTCCTATAGGCATAATCGATTCGCTCAGGAGAAAGGATAGTTACAGTGAAGGATGTGGAACTATCTCCGAGAGGGCGTGCAATGATATGACATTGATGAATGAAAAGGTTCACGCGTATAAGGATCAGATTGGTGAGTTGAGCGATGTGCTACCGGGAGTGGTGAAGTCTTACCATGAGTTTACGGGAGAATGCTTTCAGCCAGGAGCCATTGATGCCAAAACGAAACAATTAATCGCCTTGGGCATTGGCTTATTTGCGAATAACGAAGTGTGTACCTTCTATCACGTGGAGGAAGCTCGTGCGAAGGGTGCTACCGATCAGGAGATCATGGAGACCGTTGCAGTGGCGGGTGCCGTAGGCGGCGGTCATGCACTATCTCAGGGCGCAATGCGCGTACAGAAGGCGCTGCACTAAGCAGGATGGGGCTATATCAATGAAAATAAGGACGTATTCCTTGGCAAATGCTACGGGAATAGGTCCTTATTTATGTACATCGAAGTTATATTATATTTTTCCAATCATTTTATTATACATAAACTGGCCAGTAACTCGGCGAGCCGTAACATAACGGTCTTTGAAGTAAGGGTTAGACAATTTAGTGATGCTGACACCTTTGCTGCTTGATGCGTGTGCGAATTGGCCGTCACCGATGTAAACACCTGCGTGTGAAACACCTTTACCCATTGTATTGAAGAATACGAGATCGCCTGTGCGAAGGTTCGCTTTGGATACAGGAGTTCCTGCTTTCGCTTGCTGCTGGGAAGTGCGGGGTAGATCGATGCTATATTTATCAAAAAGATATCTCATAAATCCAGAACAATCGAAGCCGGCCATTGTTGTACCGCCCCATTTGTAAGGAATACCTGCCATGTTATTAACGACGGTGTTGATTGTGCTTGCCTCTGTACTTGTTGCACCTGAAGTAAATAGTACTGCTGCTCCAAAAATGGAGATGATAAGTTTTTTCAAAATCAATGTTCTCCCTTCGTTGCCTACGGAGTTAGCTAAGGGTTCGGTAGAAGGTTCCCTATATTTCCTATGTATAAGAATAATTCACCCAAAATGGTTCCCCCGTTTTCAAACATGAAACTCGGCAAATGAATAATTAAGTTTTTGTAACCTTTTGAAACTATATTGCATATATGCGTAAATGTCAAACCCATCTTAATACCTTCTTTATCGCCCAATGTTAACGGAACTATTGATTTTTATGAAGAATAAACACGAAATGACAGCGTAACTAATTACAAAATAGTAATATGTGATTCAAATCCAAACTAGAGTGTATACCACTCGAGGTTTGTCATGTGCAGTTTGAACTATTCTGATAGATACAATAATCGCGGAATGTTACAAGATGTTGCATTAATTGACAAAGTTATTTTTTTTGCATAAGATCGTTCTATCCAATCCACATATTGGATAAAAATATAGTCGTTATAATTTAATTCAAATAAAGGAGTTGGTGGAGAGACGTGTAATTAGAGGGTGAAAGTAAGTGGAATGAAGAATTGGATGATTTCAATAATAACGGGGAGTGTGTGATCATTTTGAATACAAAAACAAAGTTAGTTACATTAGTTCTAGCATTTTCAATGGTATTTTCTGCGGTAGGTATGGTCATTCAACCGGTTAGGATTGTATCTGCTGCGGATGCTTCGGGAACAACAGCAAGCATATCCGATATCTTGAAGAATCAAAGAGCCGATGGAGGCTGGAGAAAAGAATATAAGCAATCCACTGGTGAGTGGGCGAAATCTACGATCGACAATAAAGCTACATACTCAGAAATTAGAAGACTAGCTAAAGAATTCAAAAAGACAAACGACCCACGTTATTCTGCTGCCGCGATTAAGGGAATTAACTTTTTGCTGAATATGCAGTATTCCAATGGTGGGTGGCCTCAAGTTTATCAAAGTTCTGGTTATCACAAACATATTACCTACAATGATGATGCGATGATTAATGTAATGTACATGTTGGATGAAGTTGCGACACGAAAAGGTGACTTCTCCTTTATTGACAGCAACCTTGCCAATCGTAGTAAAAATGCGGTTGCTAAAGGTGTGGATGCGATTTTGAATACACAGGTAGTTTCAGGTGGCAAGCTCACAGCATGGGGGCAACAGCATGATTCAAGCACACTTAAGCCTGCAGGTGCAAGAATCTATGAAGTACCATCATTAACAGCTGGAGAGAGTGTAACGATTGTTAAATTCCTGAAAACAAGACCTTCCAACGCCAAAATTACAGCATCCATCAAGGGAGCCGAAGCTTGGTTTAACAAAGTGAAGATCACCGGTTACCGATATGAAAGAGCGAACGGCGATAGCAAAATTATTGCTGATTCCAAAGCTGCACCAATCTGGGCTCGTTTCTATGAAGTTGGAACGGATAAACCCATCTTTATCGGTCGTGACGGCATCGTGAAATACAAATTGAGCGATATTGACAAAGAAAGAAGAGGCGGTTATGCATGGTATGGTAACTGGCCATCCAAGCTGTAACTTAATTTAGATTCTAAACTGGTACCAATCGTGCCAGATCATATGCCAGCTCCTAAACATGAAGCCCGATCCGGAAGTGACTATCTGGATCGGGTTTCTTCCTGAGCATTTGTATATTGACATGTAGATGCTTGCGTGATATATTATTTTTTGTCGCCGAGATACATATATATCACGGAGATATACATATGCGGTCGTGGCGGAATTGGCAGACGCGCACGGTTCAGGTCCGTGTGGGCTAACCCCCCGTGGAGGTTCGAGTCCTCTCGACCGCATCGAATGAAAAGGTTCCCTGTTAGACATTAGTCTATCGGGGAACCTTTTTTTGAACTCATATGGGGGATCTCACAGCTTGTCCATCCATTGTCGGTTACAACGACCTACGACTAATCACAGGCTTGGGCAATTTTTTGCCAATTATATTACTACACGTATTATGATGCTGTAACTGTAATGTTATCGATATTAGGCCCTTCTGTACCTGTTGTTACAACTCTGATGGTATTCGTTCCAGAATTCATGGGTACCTGAATGGTTTTCTCGCCCCATGTCGACCAGCTTCCTGTTGCTGAAAAAGAGGTATTGCTGATCACTTTGTTTCCGTTAACGTACACATCGAGGTTACGCGTGCCACTCTCTAATGCATAACGAAACTTTACGTTTTTGGTACCACTTGTCGCATTGTTAATATTATTCCATTGAATGGCAGAGTTCGTTAGTGCATTGAAATTAACATACCCCGAGCCGGTGTAACCTGGGTAGATTGTCTCAACTACAGCATCAGTTAGGGTAGTTCCTGTTTCAGCTTCATACGTTGTACCACTTGTGTTACCACTTCCTGGCCCAGTGATATTCGCTACAAATGTGGTTACACTTTGAGCAGGAAGCTGTGCAGTAAATGCGCCGTTAGACACATTGATCGGTGCTCCACTTGCTAGGTTACGGCTGCTATCCGTTACCCATGAGGATACAGTAGAGGCGTTACCATTTTGCAGGACAAATCGCTGACTGGTTGCAGAAGTTCCTTTGTTAATTGCGACGACGACAACCTTGTTATCTCCTTTGTAGGCAGACACAAACGTATTGGTATCTGGGTTTTTCGTTGCATCCACTCGCAGATAGCCTGGACGTACGAATTTGGAGAAATGAGCCATATTATAACCGCGTTTGCTAATCGTGCCATCCTCTTTCATCGGTCCGTACTGTCTACGGATGTACCACCATACATAGGCTTGAAAATCTGCTTCTACCATTGCATTGTGCATGTGATGGGAGACTTCCAATGCTTCTGGCCAGCGGTCTGCAGAATTGTTATCACTGTTTGGATAATAAACTTCGGTCATCCACAGTTCTTTGCCTGCACCTTTTTGCTTGAAGAGTGGGTATGCAAAGTTATTGACTTGAGTACCGTACAAATGTGCTCCTAGAATGTCCATATTCGCGAGCGCTTGTGGATCATTGAGAATCGGGTCAGATATGTTTTTTAGGTATTGGAAGGATTCAGGCGCCATCACTTTGGTGTTCTGGATCGATCCTGCATTTTCTTTCATGAAGCGAAGGATCTCCTGTGGTGTCCACCAGGTCCAATCGTGAGCGTAATCTGGTTCATTTTGAACGGAAATGGCATACAAGTTTACGCCGTTATCTTTCATGTACGTAACGAAGTCATTCAGGTGCTGAGCGTAAGCAGCATATTTGTCATATCTCAGACGTTTAGCATTCGTATCGCCATTCCGGTTGAACGTCTCGACCATGTCACTTGGAGGATTCCATGGGGAGGCGAACACTAGAGCTCCTTGTTCAATCGCTCTTTTGGCTGTATCTACTTCCTTAGACCAGTTACTTCGATTAGGATCGACACTGATTCTTAAGATGGAGAAGCCTAACTGGTTTTGCCCGTTGCCAAAGGCTGTATCACGTTGAGCTGGCGTCAAGTCACCGATCCAAACCGGGTGATTAATTCCTCCGAAGCCCTTGATGAGCTGCTTCTCCGAGGATAAATTAATGGTAGCATCACTTGCTGCCGAAGCTTGTGTGGGTGTTAACATCAGTGGCAGAGCCGTTAAGCAGGCGAGTAAAACGTTAAAGGTTTTTTTGAATTTAAATTTCACTGCGATCATCCTCCTCGAAATGGTTATCCTGAGAACTGCTAAACCAATGAAATCTTAATTTTGCTTAGATTCAGTTGTAAGCCCTTACATAACCTCCTTTCGAAAATAAAAGGAAAGAAAATCAATTTATTCTTTCTTTTGTTTATTTTAATAAAATATTGTTGAACTGAATACCTGACAAATTTCAGGTCTTTTACTAATTTATCTCAAATTATCGGGAATCGATGACATTTTTTATCCCTATTCAGAAGTTACAAATTTTCCTTTAGTTACGTCAAACCGTTTTTTACATAGAACTCCCTACAATATCAAACAATGAGAACAAAGATCTAAGGGAGGGAATCAACATGGAAAAGAAAGTGAGTAGCAAGTGGTATACACGGTTAGTGGGGGGCTTCGTTCTTTTACTACTTGTTAACGTGGGATGTATGGCAGGTGGAGAGATAACGGTGGCATCTCAGGTGCCAAAAGAAGCGGATACAGTCAATGCTTACGCACTGTCGAATCGTGATCGGATGCATGTGGCAGCTCAACCTAAACAATCCGTAACCCCTCATAACCGTATGGCAATTATCATTGATGATGTAGGTAATGACATGAAGGGTACAGCAGAAATCTTGGCGATGCCAGTCAAGCTGACCGTTGCGGTCATGCCCTTTCTGCCAACAACTCAAAAAGATGCCGCTGCGGCACATGAAAAGGGAATGGATGTGATTGTACACATGCCTATGGAGCCGAAGAAAGGAAAACCGGAGTGGCTGGGCCCTGGAGCAATTACGTCCAATCTAACAGATGAGGAAGTTCGTGAACGGGTGGAAAA
This genomic interval carries:
- a CDS encoding C40 family peptidase encodes the protein MKKLIISIFGAAVLFTSGATSTEASTINTVVNNMAGIPYKWGGTTMAGFDCSGFMRYLFDKYSIDLPRTSQQQAKAGTPVSKANLRTGDLVFFNTMGKGVSHAGVYIGDGQFAHASSSKGVSITKLSNPYFKDRYVTARRVTGQFMYNKMIGKI
- the pelA gene encoding pectate lyase, with translation MNTKTKLVTLVLAFSMVFSAVGMVIQPVRIVSAADASGTTASISDILKNQRADGGWRKEYKQSTGEWAKSTIDNKATYSEIRRLAKEFKKTNDPRYSAAAIKGINFLLNMQYSNGGWPQVYQSSGYHKHITYNDDAMINVMYMLDEVATRKGDFSFIDSNLANRSKNAVAKGVDAILNTQVVSGGKLTAWGQQHDSSTLKPAGARIYEVPSLTAGESVTIVKFLKTRPSNAKITASIKGAEAWFNKVKITGYRYERANGDSKIIADSKAAPIWARFYEVGTDKPIFIGRDGIVKYKLSDIDKERRGGYAWYGNWPSKL
- a CDS encoding carboxymuconolactone decarboxylase family protein, yielding MTLMNEKVHAYKDQIGELSDVLPGVVKSYHEFTGECFQPGAIDAKTKQLIALGIGLFANNEVCTFYHVEEARAKGATDQEIMETVAVAGAVGGGHALSQGAMRVQKALH
- a CDS encoding divergent polysaccharide deacetylase family protein: MEKKVSSKWYTRLVGGFVLLLLVNVGCMAGGEITVASQVPKEADTVNAYALSNRDRMHVAAQPKQSVTPHNRMAIIIDDVGNDMKGTAEILAMPVKLTVAVMPFLPTTQKDAAAAHEKGMDVIVHMPMEPKKGKPEWLGPGAITSNLTDEEVRERVEKAIDDVPYAIGMNNHMGSKITSDKRIMSIVLDVCRERGLFFVDSRTNFRSVVGELAASKNMPPVGNDIFLDDQNSKPHIRKQMELAAKRAVDKKSCVVIGHVGHTGLNTSAVLRETVTQLQGQIEFVGIGDLVREVWDWHIAPTLPTGNK
- a CDS encoding xanthine phosphoribosyltransferase; this translates as MEVLKQRILEEGVVISDQVLKLDGLLNHQIDPGLTMEMGREFASRFRESGVTRVITVESSGIPVAFAVAHELGVPLVFARRKKTLLADPDAYCERVPSFTKGIVTDIMVSREYIHENDRILFIDDIIANGDAARGVIKIIERSGAELVGFGVVVEKCFQAGARTIREQGIPVEALVRIRSLNDGSIQFDDNEM
- a CDS encoding carbohydrate-binding protein, producing the protein MIAVKFKFKKTFNVLLACLTALPLMLTPTQASAASDATINLSSEKQLIKGFGGINHPVWIGDLTPAQRDTAFGNGQNQLGFSILRISVDPNRSNWSKEVDTAKRAIEQGALVFASPWNPPSDMVETFNRNGDTNAKRLRYDKYAAYAQHLNDFVTYMKDNGVNLYAISVQNEPDYAHDWTWWTPQEILRFMKENAGSIQNTKVMAPESFQYLKNISDPILNDPQALANMDILGAHLYGTQVNNFAYPLFKQKGAGKELWMTEVYYPNSDNNSADRWPEALEVSHHMHNAMVEADFQAYVWWYIRRQYGPMKEDGTISKRGYNMAHFSKFVRPGYLRVDATKNPDTNTFVSAYKGDNKVVVVAINKGTSATSQRFVLQNGNASTVSSWVTDSSRNLASGAPINVSNGAFTAQLPAQSVTTFVANITGPGSGNTSGTTYEAETGTTLTDAVVETIYPGYTGSGYVNFNALTNSAIQWNNINNATSGTKNVKFRYALESGTRNLDVYVNGNKVISNTSFSATGSWSTWGEKTIQVPMNSGTNTIRVVTTGTEGPNIDNITVTAS